In one Streptomyces sp. NBC_00597 genomic region, the following are encoded:
- a CDS encoding tetratricopeptide repeat protein, whose product MTDSWRRFRSDLRALKKASRMTFQEMRKANPHLPRSSVHRLLEDGDRRVGKSCTGQLAALVELLLARTAPGDPAAAPWRERTSWQGRWETLDDRGRRDAPPAGALTGGALGWDDPLERAGMGTGTESAWLTDGRLTRIAAVVGELAALGLYRRACDVSRELLRCAERALGPHDPGMLPVRHVVAYWTGEAGDVRTARVLTAALSADCREVLGARHPLTRLAALRLAAWTTSAGDPALGRRLHRDLAGSGPADRITLLARLGAVRAGFLAGDAEEALDRLGGLLPDLAAEYGPHHAVVLAARVRQVRGRRQVGGRRPCTLDALEGLVREATEHLGPAHPLTLYTRACHARSVYRHGDRAVACGLAEEAYLEAVRVNGPDHPDSLGAGDALAVMLARAGDAASGDMFRQLYERSRNTLGPDHYRALHIAHNLAVVVHGDDPRAARLLYEEVCGARTRVLGAEHPHTLDTRFALAHTVLLVEGEAAARPLFEEVHRARVRVLGPAHRDTRRTLAFLPAA is encoded by the coding sequence ATGACGGACTCATGGCGCCGGTTCCGCTCCGATCTGCGGGCGCTGAAAAAGGCCTCCAGAATGACCTTCCAGGAGATGCGGAAGGCGAATCCCCACCTGCCCAGGTCGAGCGTGCACCGCCTGCTGGAGGACGGGGACAGGAGGGTCGGCAAGTCGTGCACCGGGCAACTCGCGGCTCTGGTGGAACTCCTGCTCGCGCGCACGGCGCCCGGGGATCCGGCCGCAGCACCCTGGCGCGAGAGGACTTCCTGGCAGGGGAGATGGGAAACCCTCGACGACCGGGGCCGGCGCGACGCCCCGCCGGCCGGCGCCCTGACCGGCGGGGCGCTCGGCTGGGACGACCCGCTCGAACGGGCCGGCATGGGTACCGGGACCGAGTCCGCCTGGCTGACGGACGGCCGCCTCACCCGCATCGCGGCCGTGGTCGGCGAGCTGGCGGCACTGGGCCTCTACCGCCGGGCCTGCGACGTATCCCGGGAACTCCTGCGCTGCGCCGAGCGAGCCCTCGGGCCGCACGATCCGGGGATGCTCCCGGTCCGCCACGTCGTCGCGTACTGGACCGGGGAGGCGGGGGACGTGCGCACGGCGCGCGTACTGACCGCCGCCCTGTCCGCCGACTGTCGCGAAGTGCTGGGCGCCCGGCACCCGCTCACCCGGCTCGCCGCACTCCGCCTGGCCGCGTGGACCACCAGCGCCGGCGACCCGGCGCTGGGGCGCCGGCTCCACCGGGACCTGGCCGGCAGCGGGCCGGCCGACCGGATCACCCTGCTCGCCCGGCTCGGCGCGGTCCGTGCCGGCTTTCTGGCCGGCGATGCGGAGGAGGCCCTGGACCGCCTCGGCGGCCTGCTGCCCGACCTGGCCGCGGAGTACGGGCCGCACCATGCCGTGGTGCTGGCCGCCCGGGTGCGACAGGTCCGCGGGCGCCGGCAGGTGGGCGGACGGCGGCCGTGCACCCTGGACGCACTGGAGGGGCTCGTCCGCGAGGCGACCGAACACCTCGGTCCGGCACACCCCCTGACCCTGTACACCAGGGCCTGCCACGCCAGGTCCGTGTACCGGCACGGGGACCGGGCAGTCGCGTGCGGACTCGCGGAGGAGGCGTACCTGGAAGCCGTGCGGGTCAACGGCCCGGACCACCCCGACAGCCTCGGCGCCGGCGACGCGCTGGCCGTCATGCTGGCCCGTGCCGGTGATGCGGCGTCCGGGGACATGTTCCGGCAGTTGTACGAACGCAGCCGGAACACGCTGGGCCCGGACCACTACCGCGCGCTGCACATCGCCCACAACCTCGCCGTGGTGGTGCACGGCGACGACCCGCGGGCGGCCCGGCTGCTGTACGAGGAGGTGTGCGGGGCGAGGACCCGAGTGCTCGGCGCGGAACACCCGCACACCCTGGACACCCGGTTCGCCCTGGCCCACACGGTGCTGCTCGTCGAGGGCGAAGCCGCGGCCCGCCCGCTCTTCGAGGAGGTCCACCGCGCCCGTGTCCGGGTGCTCGGGCCCGCGCACCGCGACACGAGGCGCACGCTGGCGTTCCTCCCCGCCGCCTGA
- a CDS encoding IclR family transcriptional regulator yields the protein MSQSVERALRIMPLLARGPAGLGEVAEELDVHKSTALRLLRTLHEHGFVYRQPDGRYRLGAQLFALAAEAVENLDVRTIAHPHLVELNRLTGHTVHLALHQDDEVVYVDKVESRYPVRMYSRIGRPVPLTVAAVAKLLLADLPEEERRSLAERIDYPRHTPRSTPDAQAFLRELALVREQGWATDLGGHEESVNCLGAPVRGPDGRVVAALSVSAPSVVVTAEGLLELLPLVLRTADTISREYSGSAQKDDTP from the coding sequence GTGAGTCAGTCGGTGGAGCGGGCGCTTCGGATCATGCCGCTGCTGGCACGGGGCCCGGCGGGCCTCGGCGAGGTCGCCGAGGAGCTCGACGTCCACAAGAGCACCGCGCTACGGCTACTGCGCACCCTGCACGAGCACGGATTCGTCTACCGCCAGCCCGACGGCCGCTACCGGTTGGGGGCCCAACTGTTCGCGCTCGCCGCGGAGGCCGTCGAGAACCTGGACGTCCGCACCATCGCCCACCCCCACCTCGTCGAGCTCAACCGGCTCACCGGCCACACCGTGCACCTCGCCCTCCACCAGGACGACGAGGTCGTGTACGTCGACAAGGTCGAGAGCCGCTACCCGGTCCGGATGTACTCCCGCATCGGCAGACCCGTCCCGCTCACCGTCGCCGCCGTCGCGAAGCTGCTGCTCGCCGACCTCCCCGAGGAGGAGCGGCGCAGCCTCGCCGAGCGGATCGACTACCCGCGCCACACACCCCGTTCCACCCCCGACGCGCAGGCCTTCCTGCGCGAGCTGGCCCTCGTACGGGAGCAGGGCTGGGCCACGGACCTGGGCGGGCACGAGGAGTCCGTCAACTGCCTGGGCGCGCCCGTGCGCGGGCCGGACGGACGGGTCGTCGCCGCCCTGTCCGTCTCCGCGCCGAGCGTGGTCGTCACCGCCGAGGGCCTGCTCGAACTGCTGCCGCTGGTCCTGCGCACCGCCGACACCATCAGCCGGGAGTACTCCGGTTCCGCACAGAAGGACGACACCCCGTGA
- a CDS encoding RidA family protein has protein sequence MTDATRTPRATEKTAITPDTHTTPPARFSHGVRKGNVLQVAGQVGFLPHVDGRPPTPAGPTLREQTLQTLENVRSVLEAGGAGWDDVMMIRVYLTDTGHFAEMNDLYDAYFEEQGLREAPAARTTVYVGLPAGLLIEIDALAVLS, from the coding sequence GTGACCGACGCGACCCGCACGCCCCGCGCGACCGAGAAGACCGCCATCACGCCCGACACCCACACCACCCCGCCCGCACGGTTCTCGCACGGCGTCCGCAAGGGGAACGTCCTCCAGGTCGCCGGCCAGGTCGGTTTCCTCCCGCACGTGGACGGCCGTCCGCCCACCCCCGCCGGGCCGACCCTGCGCGAACAGACCCTCCAGACCCTGGAGAACGTCCGCTCCGTACTGGAGGCCGGGGGTGCGGGCTGGGACGACGTGATGATGATCCGGGTGTACCTGACCGACACCGGGCACTTCGCCGAGATGAACGACCTCTACGACGCGTACTTCGAGGAGCAGGGCCTGCGGGAGGCCCCGGCCGCCCGCACCACGGTCTACGTCGGCCTGCCCGCGGGCCTCCTCATCGAGATCGACGCTCTCGCCGTCCTGTCCTGA
- a CDS encoding M14 family metallopeptidase: MRLHTRRRAAVTAALLALALGAPAYGMSATAAPPPTPSTATQDEAINQYEIKGPATAAERTALLRTGVSIDEVDARSVVVSADTMQAAQLRALGYELTALPGPPDRSERGVTASPMDFPSKDSMYHNYAEASAEIDQRIAQYPSIMSKKVIGKSYQGRDIVAIKISDNVATDENEPEVLFTHHQHAREHLTVEMALYLLKEFGSKYGSDTRITNMVNAREIWIVPDLNPDGGEYDIATGSYRSWRKNRQPNSGSSYVGTDLNRNWDYKWGCCGGSSGSKSSETYRGAAGESAPEVKVVADFVRSRVVGGKQQITAAIDFHTYSELVLWPFGWTYNDTAPGLTADDLAVYKTIGTSMANSNGYTPEQSSDLYITDGTIDDWLWGNQKIFAYTFEMYPSDTGGGGGFYPPDEVIDRETTRNRDAVLQLLENADCMYRAIGKQSQYCA, from the coding sequence ATGCGGCTCCACACCCGACGCAGGGCCGCCGTCACGGCGGCCCTGCTCGCTCTGGCGCTCGGCGCACCCGCCTACGGCATGAGCGCGACGGCGGCCCCGCCGCCCACCCCCTCGACCGCCACCCAGGACGAGGCGATCAACCAGTACGAGATCAAGGGCCCGGCCACGGCGGCCGAGCGAACGGCCCTGCTCCGTACGGGCGTCTCGATCGACGAGGTCGACGCCCGCTCGGTCGTCGTCAGCGCCGACACCATGCAGGCGGCGCAACTGCGGGCGCTCGGCTACGAGCTCACCGCGCTGCCCGGGCCGCCGGACCGCTCCGAGCGGGGTGTCACGGCGAGCCCGATGGACTTCCCGTCCAAGGACTCGATGTACCACAACTACGCCGAGGCGAGCGCGGAGATCGACCAGCGCATCGCCCAGTACCCCTCGATCATGAGCAAGAAGGTGATCGGAAAGTCATACCAGGGCCGGGACATCGTCGCCATCAAGATCAGCGACAACGTCGCGACCGACGAGAACGAGCCCGAGGTGCTCTTCACGCACCACCAGCACGCCCGCGAGCACCTGACCGTCGAGATGGCGCTCTACCTGCTCAAGGAGTTCGGCTCCAAGTACGGCAGCGACACGCGGATCACCAACATGGTCAACGCCCGCGAGATCTGGATCGTGCCGGACCTCAACCCGGACGGCGGCGAGTACGACATCGCGACCGGCTCCTACCGCTCCTGGCGCAAGAACCGGCAGCCGAATTCCGGCTCGTCGTACGTCGGCACCGACCTGAACCGGAACTGGGACTACAAGTGGGGCTGCTGCGGCGGCTCCAGCGGCAGCAAGAGCTCCGAGACCTACCGCGGTGCGGCCGGCGAGTCGGCCCCCGAGGTGAAGGTGGTCGCGGACTTCGTCCGCAGCCGCGTGGTCGGTGGCAAGCAGCAGATCACCGCAGCCATCGACTTCCACACGTACAGCGAGCTGGTGCTGTGGCCGTTCGGGTGGACGTACAACGACACGGCGCCGGGCCTGACGGCCGATGACCTCGCCGTGTACAAGACCATCGGCACGAGCATGGCCAACAGCAACGGCTACACCCCGGAGCAGTCGAGCGACCTGTACATCACGGACGGCACGATCGACGACTGGCTGTGGGGCAACCAGAAGATCTTCGCCTACACCTTCGAGATGTACCCGTCCGACACCGGCGGCGGGGGCGGCTTCTACCCGCCGGACGAGGTGATCGACCGGGAGACGACGCGCAACCGCGACGCCGTCCTGCAACTGCTGGAGAACGCGGACTGCATGTACCGCGCGATCGGGAAGCAGTCGCAGTACTGCGCGTAG